One genomic window of Desulfobacterales bacterium includes the following:
- a CDS encoding response regulator, translating to MTTPINQNLSTNSGSSVRQILRSILGRNFFKWFIITSIFPLALLSIATYYSTYLHLEKQVNMFLYESADLRRTKIEAYFSELLVNLSLESRSEENSRILQNLITAYVISNQPLDKFVKSYRYIRIEHNQCNDLRILNEIKGYRNIYLIDNTGSILFTAEKSNDIGTNVFTKDTLFAKACKKALAGGKPVFSDFEKYESIDGQNEITAFIAEIVLNGAGDKIGLIVFQIGTAEMNKIVAHRSKVFTSYDTYLIGEDLKMRTDSILDSKDNTLDTIVDTQQTRIWKEQLASSETVYEKRNTQSFNTIIYPGREGYDVIGIHEHLDITGVHLAIVAELSFGEAFSQLHLIKVMAILTLLGITILVFLLAFYQTRKMIVPIVKISEWAKMVALGDLSHIEITRHKNEIGDMAQSIAIMVNSFRDIVNRANAIAEGDFQTKITLRSEKDELGNALLKMTETLQGITIQANSISKGDYTMDVKPRSDKDILGIALQKMTRSLFEASEENRRNNWFKTGQMELADKMRGDKTPNTLAKDIITYMTKYINAQIGLFYITDEDGTSYLSGSFAIPKEFTYDKIIPGQGIAGEALATKQIQISSIPEGSIFVDTGFGNAVPRSVILVPLCIQNHVVGLMVIGSLLEFPENIREFLSIVAENIAIAINSSLEREKTKSLLIKSQNQAKALQEQQEVLRTVNEELEEKTLNLEKQKDQIIKQNVDLDEARKNIEEKAKELEKSSKYKSDFLANMSHEIRTPMNAIIGLCYLALKTDLTKKQNDYLTKIQFSAQSLLGIINDILDFSKIEAGKLDLEKIDFNIEDVFDNLSNVICMKANEKGIEIIIHIDSSVPLHLIGDPLRLGQVLLNLTGNAVKFTETGEVSLSVKMEKEEENQVMLEFSIKDTGIGMTDDQIKKLFQSFSQADGSTTRKYGGTGLGLSISKRLVEMMGGNISVKSEYKKGSTFIFKVWFEKGIKKKIQKYLPTNIRDLRVLVVDDNRACCSMMNEVLSSFNFHVDCTFSGKTAIDMIKMAVLEKNPYSIVLMDWQMPGLNGMETSISIKNDSEIYPSPRIIMMTAYGREDLYNRLEKSGIDSFLIKPVNNSILFNSIVDVMGISAKVKSLIPEKPSDDLKSFFNQINGLKILLVEDNEINQQVAMEILEQAGAIVSIASNGVEALKIATNSNDTNFDIILMDIQMPELDGYQTTAVFRQKPKYKDIPIIAMTAHAMTGDRDKCIAAGMNDHIKKPIDPKNLYETIICWTTLQPNKPKPQNFYEKKDKELPLSSSHQTTTELPEKLHGINIVSGLERVMGNTKTFMKILNNFYRNYNNAANEIRDMMGKGYRDIALRTVHTIKGVSGNISADELHQVAIDLETAIEQNNSTGILELLDNFENKLNQVVNSIAPFIKEADYAHTEQEKTVDAEKLAPLLVELHNLLENDDMNALDCIESIKNHLEGTIFSESLKQLENYIGDLDFERSKTPLAEIADKLKISLTL from the coding sequence ATGACAACACCTATCAATCAAAATTTATCAACCAATAGCGGGTCATCTGTCAGGCAAATATTAAGAAGTATTCTTGGCAGAAATTTTTTCAAATGGTTTATAATAACCAGTATTTTCCCCTTAGCCTTGCTTAGTATTGCAACTTACTACAGTACATACTTGCATTTAGAAAAACAAGTTAATATGTTTTTGTATGAATCTGCCGATTTACGACGAACAAAAATTGAGGCTTATTTTTCTGAACTTTTGGTAAACCTCAGCCTTGAATCAAGATCAGAGGAAAACTCAAGAATTCTTCAAAATTTAATCACAGCCTATGTTATAAGCAATCAACCCCTTGACAAATTTGTAAAATCATATCGTTATATTCGAATTGAACATAATCAATGCAATGATCTAAGGATATTGAACGAAATAAAAGGATACCGAAACATTTATCTGATTGACAATACGGGTAGCATTCTATTTACTGCGGAAAAATCCAATGATATTGGGACTAATGTATTCACAAAAGACACTCTTTTTGCAAAAGCATGCAAAAAAGCACTCGCTGGTGGAAAACCTGTTTTTTCAGATTTTGAGAAGTATGAGTCCATTGATGGTCAGAATGAAATAACCGCATTTATTGCTGAAATCGTTTTAAACGGAGCAGGGGATAAAATCGGGTTGATCGTTTTTCAAATAGGCACTGCTGAGATGAATAAAATTGTTGCCCATAGAAGTAAGGTTTTTACCTCTTATGATACATATCTTATTGGAGAAGACCTGAAAATGCGGACAGACTCAATCCTCGATAGCAAAGATAATACCCTTGACACTATTGTTGACACTCAACAAACTCGTATTTGGAAAGAACAACTCGCTTCCTCTGAAACAGTGTATGAGAAGCGCAATACACAATCATTTAATACTATCATCTATCCTGGCAGGGAAGGTTATGATGTAATCGGTATCCATGAACATCTTGATATAACGGGTGTTCATTTAGCTATAGTGGCTGAACTTAGCTTTGGTGAAGCATTTTCCCAGTTACATTTAATCAAGGTTATGGCTATTTTAACTCTGTTGGGTATTACAATTTTAGTATTTTTGCTGGCTTTTTACCAAACAAGGAAAATGATCGTCCCGATTGTTAAAATTTCTGAATGGGCAAAAATGGTTGCTCTGGGTGACCTCTCACATATAGAAATTACTCGACATAAGAATGAAATCGGTGATATGGCGCAAAGTATTGCCATAATGGTTAATTCATTCAGGGATATTGTAAATCGTGCCAATGCAATTGCAGAAGGAGATTTTCAGACAAAGATAACTTTACGTTCTGAAAAAGATGAGCTGGGAAATGCACTCCTTAAAATGACAGAGACCTTGCAAGGTATAACCATTCAGGCTAATAGTATTTCTAAGGGTGATTACACAATGGATGTAAAACCACGTTCGGATAAAGACATACTTGGGATTGCCCTCCAGAAGATGACCAGATCTCTATTTGAAGCATCAGAGGAAAATAGACGTAACAACTGGTTTAAAACCGGCCAGATGGAACTTGCAGATAAAATGCGTGGAGACAAGACTCCCAACACTCTGGCGAAGGATATCATAACTTACATGACGAAGTATATAAATGCACAGATAGGTTTGTTCTATATCACAGACGAGGACGGAACATCATACCTGTCAGGCTCTTTCGCTATACCAAAAGAATTCACATATGATAAAATTATCCCTGGTCAAGGAATTGCTGGCGAAGCATTGGCGACAAAACAAATACAAATTTCAAGTATCCCTGAAGGCAGTATTTTTGTAGATACAGGTTTTGGAAATGCTGTACCGAGATCTGTAATATTAGTTCCTCTATGTATCCAAAACCATGTGGTAGGTCTTATGGTGATCGGTTCACTACTTGAGTTTCCAGAAAATATCCGTGAATTTCTATCTATTGTTGCTGAAAACATAGCTATAGCGATTAATTCCTCTCTGGAACGGGAAAAAACAAAATCTCTTCTTATAAAAAGCCAAAACCAAGCCAAAGCGTTACAAGAGCAACAAGAGGTTTTACGTACGGTGAATGAAGAGCTTGAAGAAAAAACACTGAATTTAGAAAAACAAAAAGATCAAATTATAAAACAGAATGTAGATCTTGATGAAGCAAGAAAAAATATTGAGGAAAAAGCAAAAGAGCTTGAAAAATCAAGCAAGTACAAATCAGATTTTCTGGCAAACATGAGTCATGAAATCCGAACGCCTATGAATGCGATTATTGGATTGTGCTATCTTGCTCTTAAAACAGATCTTACAAAAAAACAGAATGATTATCTGACCAAAATTCAGTTTTCTGCCCAATCTCTGCTGGGTATTATAAATGATATTCTTGATTTTTCCAAAATTGAAGCCGGAAAACTCGACTTGGAAAAAATTGATTTTAACATTGAGGATGTATTTGATAATCTTTCCAATGTTATTTGCATGAAGGCAAATGAAAAAGGCATTGAAATAATAATTCACATTGATAGCAGCGTGCCTTTACATCTAATTGGTGATCCTTTGAGGTTAGGCCAAGTTTTGCTAAACCTAACAGGCAATGCTGTTAAATTTACAGAAACGGGAGAGGTGAGTCTTTCTGTAAAAATGGAAAAAGAAGAAGAAAATCAAGTAATGCTCGAGTTTTCAATAAAAGATACAGGTATCGGGATGACTGATGATCAGATAAAAAAACTTTTTCAGTCTTTTTCCCAAGCTGACGGTTCAACTACTCGAAAATATGGTGGGACAGGGCTGGGGTTATCTATTTCCAAACGGCTTGTGGAAATGATGGGTGGAAATATTAGCGTTAAAAGTGAATACAAAAAAGGCAGCACTTTTATATTTAAAGTCTGGTTTGAAAAGGGGATAAAAAAGAAGATCCAAAAATATTTACCTACAAATATTAGAGATCTAAGGGTACTTGTTGTGGATGATAACAGAGCATGCTGTTCAATGATGAATGAGGTACTCTCATCTTTTAATTTTCATGTTGACTGCACTTTTTCTGGTAAAACAGCTATAGATATGATTAAAATGGCGGTACTTGAAAAAAATCCCTACTCGATTGTGCTGATGGATTGGCAAATGCCTGGTCTTAACGGCATGGAAACAAGTATATCTATAAAAAATGATTCGGAAATTTATCCGTCACCCAGAATTATTATGATGACCGCCTATGGCAGGGAAGACTTATATAATCGGTTAGAAAAATCTGGAATTGACTCTTTTTTGATTAAACCTGTAAATAATTCTATCCTGTTTAATTCTATTGTGGATGTCATGGGAATATCTGCTAAAGTAAAATCACTTATTCCAGAAAAACCATCCGATGACCTCAAGTCTTTTTTCAACCAGATCAATGGTTTAAAAATTTTACTGGTAGAAGATAATGAAATCAATCAGCAGGTTGCTATGGAAATATTGGAGCAGGCTGGCGCCATAGTATCCATCGCCAGTAATGGAGTTGAAGCCTTGAAAATAGCTACCAATAGCAATGACACAAATTTTGATATCATTCTCATGGATATTCAAATGCCTGAATTGGATGGTTACCAGACCACCGCAGTTTTTCGTCAAAAGCCTAAGTACAAAGACATTCCTATTATTGCCATGACTGCTCATGCCATGACTGGGGATAGAGATAAATGCATAGCTGCTGGTATGAACGATCATATAAAAAAACCCATAGATCCCAAAAATCTTTATGAAACTATTATTTGTTGGACGACTTTACAACCGAATAAACCCAAGCCGCAAAATTTTTATGAAAAAAAAGATAAGGAACTGCCACTGTCATCTTCACATCAAACAACTACGGAATTACCTGAAAAACTTCATGGAATTAACATTGTGTCGGGCTTAGAACGAGTTATGGGAAACACGAAAACTTTTATGAAGATTTTAAACAATTTCTATAGAAATTATAATAATGCAGCAAATGAGATAAGGGACATGATGGGTAAGGGATACAGAGATATTGCTTTAAGAACCGTCCACACTATTAAAGGAGTTTCCGGTAATATCTCTGCTGACGAATTGCACCAAGTAGCTATAGATCTGGAAACAGCTATTGAGCAAAATAATTCCACTGGAATTTTAGAATTACTGGATAATTTTGAAAATAAACTGAATCAGGTTGTTAACTCCATCGCACCTTTTATAAAAGAAGCGGATTATGCTCATACTGAACAGGAAAAAACTGTAGATGCTGAAAAGCTGGCTCCACTTCTTGTTGAATTGCATAACCTTTTGGAAAATGATGACATGAATGCACTTGATTGTATAGAATCTATAAAAAATCATCTTGAAGGTACAATATTTTCTGAGTCCTTAAAACAGCTTGAGAATTACATTGGTGATCTTGACTTTGAGAGGTCAAAAACTCCACTTGCCGAGATTGCAGATAAACTGAAAATTTCTTTAACTCTATAA
- a CDS encoding 4Fe-4S binding protein: MFDFIKKFISPFLASGTHLLPPGASHDFFSRCIRCGQCVAACQYHSILFESPNAILKTGTPYIDPSISPCYLTMACVKVCPTGALQNIDKKSVRMAHVSIDKDRCVAYKKVICRFCFNNCPLKGEAIIIDRIEPIIIQEKCTGCGICHYVCPVKPNAVIIKPLF, from the coding sequence ATGTTTGATTTTATTAAAAAATTTATTTCACCTTTTTTGGCATCAGGTACACATCTTTTGCCGCCTGGTGCATCGCATGATTTTTTTTCTCGGTGCATCCGATGCGGACAATGTGTGGCGGCTTGTCAATATCATTCCATCCTGTTTGAAAGCCCCAATGCAATACTTAAAACAGGCACTCCGTATATCGATCCTTCCATAAGTCCATGTTATCTGACTATGGCGTGCGTAAAAGTTTGCCCTACAGGTGCTCTACAAAATATAGACAAAAAATCCGTCCGAATGGCACATGTTTCAATAGATAAAGACCGTTGCGTTGCTTATAAAAAAGTTATCTGTAGGTTTTGTTTTAATAACTGTCCTTTAAAAGGTGAAGCTATCATAATTGATAGGATCGAGCCGATTATAATTCAGGAAAAATGTACCGGCTGCGGAATCTGTCATTATGTATGTCCTGTAAAACCAAATGCTGTTATCATTAAACCATTATTTTAA
- a CDS encoding ABC transporter substrate-binding protein, whose amino-acid sequence MNFKIYYPKCRSDLFTYTIILITIIFFVSTYSFADERKFIRALYLPIADNYTGIIAFEKYRDKMVFADFSLERMDSWPEMRAYFISGEVDMAFITAPLAMDMFLENPDFKCVSLMNRDGGAMAINDLLNTYVKLSSNRKDRKPDNRVADAFARIKKEMGNPSKCAVSSLLSVDTVILYKYLNDHGKTLSIERDKIADVIVYPIDPIKSPSFIKENNSRMNPVSFEQSIPWADVVETNKFGYLAWYSKDVIIWPNGHVNCIAVATVSCIQNKKEALKEVITYLHQAGMDIEAARTKGGRDMVDLIDTIRLHIPEHNEEAIVQSLRSDVNVINYKNLNVDINGLKFIMKLAIDAGIMKQNIDMEKFVDQNFSTNISTSHFFINN is encoded by the coding sequence ATGAATTTCAAGATATACTATCCAAAATGCAGAAGCGATTTATTTACCTATACTATCATTTTAATAACGATTATTTTTTTCGTAAGCACATACAGCTTTGCTGATGAAAGAAAATTTATCCGTGCTCTTTATCTCCCCATCGCTGATAATTACACAGGAATAATAGCCTTTGAAAAGTATCGCGACAAAATGGTATTCGCTGATTTTTCTCTTGAAAGAATGGATAGTTGGCCAGAGATGAGAGCTTATTTTATATCCGGAGAAGTTGATATGGCGTTTATAACCGCTCCTTTGGCTATGGACATGTTTTTAGAGAATCCAGATTTCAAATGCGTCAGCCTGATGAATCGTGATGGCGGAGCTATGGCCATCAACGATCTATTAAATACCTATGTCAAATTGTCATCTAATAGAAAGGATAGAAAACCCGATAACAGGGTAGCAGATGCTTTCGCAAGGATTAAAAAAGAAATGGGCAACCCTAGTAAATGTGCTGTTTCTTCTCTTTTATCAGTCGATACAGTGATATTGTATAAATACCTGAATGATCATGGAAAAACTCTTTCCATTGAAAGAGACAAGATAGCGGACGTAATTGTCTATCCTATTGATCCAATAAAATCACCGTCTTTTATTAAAGAAAATAATTCAAGGATGAATCCTGTATCCTTCGAACAATCGATACCATGGGCGGATGTTGTTGAAACTAATAAATTTGGATATCTTGCCTGGTATTCAAAAGATGTTATAATATGGCCAAATGGTCATGTTAACTGTATTGCTGTCGCTACAGTGTCTTGCATTCAAAACAAAAAAGAGGCATTAAAAGAAGTAATAACTTATCTACATCAGGCGGGCATGGATATTGAAGCCGCAAGAACTAAAGGCGGCCGTGATATGGTAGATTTAATTGACACGATTCGGCTGCATATTCCAGAACATAATGAAGAAGCAATTGTGCAGAGTTTAAGATCCGATGTGAACGTTATTAATTACAAAAACTTAAATGTTGATATCAATGGTTTGAAATTTATCATGAAATTAGCCATAGATGCCGGAATTATGAAACAAAATATAGACATGGAAAAGTTTGTGGATCAAAATTTTTCTACAAACATATCAACATCACACTTTTTTATAAATAATTAA
- a CDS encoding 4Fe-4S binding protein, producing the protein MIQCISIGILLVIPVGAYYGISFINGNFSSLRIMGFSMTMPLEGLEAIIGTKSGGYITILTSMVVPFLLIFILGPVFCSWICPQNTFSEIGDIAYRKLHKRKRWNPKNSVFFIIPFFSIIIVIVLDVIFQNTIFTIFHPAAIFARTCLSIIFLQVLCVDIVLIGIILLIEIFGIRRFWCRYVCPLGALLSLIGFKRFFKIKCLQENCTNCKSCVDFCPFGNDPRNFPIRCRNCGICVSKCTNGALVQKFDLSPFTGKK; encoded by the coding sequence ATGATACAATGCATATCTATTGGCATTTTACTTGTAATTCCAGTTGGCGCTTACTATGGTATCTCCTTCATAAACGGAAATTTTTCTTCTTTACGCATTATGGGTTTTTCCATGACAATGCCGTTAGAAGGGCTGGAAGCAATTATCGGCACTAAATCTGGAGGATATATAACTATACTGACATCAATGGTAGTCCCTTTTCTTTTAATCTTTATTCTGGGACCTGTTTTTTGTTCATGGATATGTCCTCAAAACACTTTTTCCGAAATAGGGGATATCGCCTACAGAAAATTGCACAAACGCAAAAGATGGAATCCGAAAAATTCTGTTTTTTTCATCATTCCTTTTTTTTCCATAATCATAGTTATTGTTTTAGATGTAATTTTTCAGAATACCATTTTCACTATATTTCACCCGGCAGCAATTTTTGCAAGGACATGTTTGTCAATTATATTTCTTCAAGTTTTATGTGTAGATATTGTTCTGATCGGCATCATTCTATTAATCGAGATTTTCGGAATTAGACGTTTTTGGTGTCGGTATGTATGTCCTTTGGGGGCACTACTTTCCCTTATTGGTTTTAAGCGCTTTTTCAAGATTAAATGCCTTCAAGAAAACTGTACAAACTGCAAGTCATGCGTCGATTTCTGCCCATTTGGCAATGATCCTCGAAATTTTCCTATCAGATGCAGAAATTGTGGCATTTGCGTTTCAAAATGTACAAATGGCGCTTTGGTTCAAAAATTTGATCTATCACCTTTTACTGGGAAAAAATAA